Proteins encoded within one genomic window of Hermetia illucens chromosome 2, iHerIll2.2.curated.20191125, whole genome shotgun sequence:
- the LOC119648480 gene encoding uncharacterized protein LOC119648480: protein MRTLHQLSNDERMHHPKACRAIKEDFYVDDVLTGGDTIKEAQTLQQDLIKVLQKGGFKLRKWAANHDSLLESIPVSDREANPPLSIDKEDHIKTLGLRWHPARDCFFFKVTLEEITGTVLTKRQLLSEVAKLFDPMGWLQPCIVVGKIMMQQLWLQHRTWDEPITEELDAKWRNFRSQLPVLQEITIPRWLHCSDTVTIQVHGFCDASEAAYAAVIYVRIEERDGSTTVQLITSKSKVAPLKVQSIPRLELCSAALLCDLMSTTLEAHGWKDVIPYYWTDSMIVLQWLQSPAAKWKVFIANRVSHIHSSSDSKQWRHINSKANPADVASRGIFHNFLKNHVQWWNGPDWLKEHQDKWPKSRFICNKAVTNLEVRQKAVCFTTIKAEEKENLTQRFSSFTKLVRVIAYCRRWRSNSHNPFLKSDELRQAETALIRVIQREAFADDISLLNTNKPLAKTSSLIRLTPFLDSDQILRVGGRIQQSAANFDTKHPILLPRGHMANLVIKHYHHLMLHGPAQLVHSTIRTKYWIIDGLTAVKQFGRKCTHCFRMNAKPSQQLMGILPQERVRPGKPFARTGIDYAGPITIKWSNGRGTKTTKAYIVVFVCLSTKAVHLELASDLTAKTRIVAIRRFIARRGMCHTLISDNGTNFVGADKLLRETARKMIEEAQGKLAVNNIDWKFIPPGSPHFGGIWEAAVKSMKRHLIKTIGAHLLNVEEMFTLLAQIEACMNSRPLTPLSIDPHDLTALTPGHSLTGEHLFELPDGNTEDNVTKKWQLVQRLKQQFWHRWSLEYLTQLQQRAKWFSENRKINVDDLVLIKCENQPSGRWPLGRIVAVHPGNDGLTRVVTLKTENNIIKRPISKICPLPNNGERTVEPTIADIGIHPNRQKRKQESRSGGKTSKMQNASTLNQGYMSSIWVRSD, encoded by the coding sequence ATGCGCACTTTGCATCAGCTATCGAATGACGAAAGGATGCACCATCCAAAAGCGTGTCGAGCCATTAAAGAAGACTTTTATGTGGATGATGTCCTAACAGGCGGAGATACAATCAAGGAAGCGCAAACCCTACAGCAAGACCTTATCAAAGTGCTACAAAAGGGAGGGTTTAAATTAAGGAAATGGGCAGCAAATCACGATAGTCTGTTGGAGTCAATTCCTGTTTCCGATAGAGAAGCGAACCCACCGTTAAGCATCGACAAGGAAGATCACATCAAGACGCTAGGACTACGATGGCATCCAGCAAGGGATTGCTTCTTCTTCAAGGTTACCTTAGAGGAGATCACAGGTACTGTGCTCACGAAACGACAATTGCTTTCTGAGGTAGCCAAATTATTCGATCCAATGGGATGGTTGCAGCCGTGTATTGTCGTAGGGAAAATAATGATGCAGCAGTTGTGGTTACAACACAGAACCTGGGATGAACCAATCACAGAAGAACTTGATGCGAAATGGCGAAACTTCCGTTCACAGTTGCCGGTTCTCCAGGAAATTACTATTCCAAGGTGGCTACACTGTAGTGATACTGTAACTATTCAAGTCCATGGATTTTGTGACGCCTCAGAAGCAGCATATGCGGCAGTCATCTATGTACGCATTGAGGAACGTGACGGTTCCACAACTGTTCAACTCATAACGTCGAAGTCCAAAGTCGCACCGTTAAAGGTCCAATCGATTCCACGGTTGGAGCTGTGCAGCGCTGCGCTCTTGTGCGACCTGATGTCAACTACGTTAGAAGCCCATGGTTGGAAGGATGTCATTCCCTATTATTGGACAGATTCGATGATCGTACTACAATGGCTCCAAAGTCCAGCAGCTAAATGGAAAGTGTTTATCGCCAATAGAGTCAGCCACATTCATTCCTCCTCCGATTCCAAACAATGGCGACATATAAATAGCAAAGCAAACCCGGCAGATGTCGCATCCCGTGGAATtttccataactttttaaaaaatcatgTACAGTGGTGGAACGGCCCGGACTGGTTAAAGGAACATCAAGACAAATGGCCGAAATCCAGATTCATATGCAACAAAGCAGTCACCAATTTAGAAGTACGACAAAAGGCAGTATGCTTCACAACTATTAAGgcagaagaaaaggagaatTTAACGCAACGATTCTCATCATTCACGAAACTCGTAAGAGTCATCGCTTACTGCAGAAGATGGAGGTCTAACTCTCACAACCCATTTTTAAAGTCAGATGAGCTCCGACAAGCGGAAACCGCTCTCATTAGGGTGATTCAGCGAGAGGCATTTGCAGATGATATCAGTCTACTCAACACCAACAAACCCTTGGCCAAGACTAGTTCGCTGATTAGGTTAACACCGTTCCTCGATTCAGACCAGATCTTGCGGGTTGGTGGAAGGATACAGCAGAGTGCTGCAAATTTCGATACAAAACACCCTATACTACTACCCCGAGGACATATGGCTAATCTGGTCATAAAACATTACCATCATCTAATGCTGCATGGTCCCGCTCAGCTAGTACACTCGACGATTCGTACGAAGTACTGGATCATTGACGGGCTCACGGCCGTGAAACAATTCGGGAGGAAATGTACCCATTGTTTCAGAATGAACGCCAAACCGAGTCAACAACTGATGGGAATACTGCCTCAGGAACGAGTACGGCCAGGAAAACCTTTTGCTCGGACAGGAATTGATTACGCTGGGCCAATCACAATTAAATGGAGTAACGGTAGAGGGACCAAGACCACCAAAGCATACATAGTTGTGTTCGTATGTCTATCTACAAAGGCTgtacatcttgagctcgctagCGATCTAACAGCGAAAACACGCATTGTAGCAATCAGACGGTTCATTGCAAGGAGAGGTATGTGTCACACCTTGATAAGCGACAACGGCACCAATTTTGTAGGGGCTGACAAACTGTTGCGTGAGACGGCACGAAAGATGATTGAGGAAGCACAAGGAAAATTAGCTGTAAACAACATCGACTGGAAGTTTATTCCACCGGGAAGTCCTCACTTTGGAGGGATCTgggaggcagcagtcaaaagtaTGAAGCGCCATTTGATCAAAACCATCGGTGCGCACTTGTTAAACGTGGAAGAAATGTTCACGCTGCTAGCACAGATCGAAGCATGTATGAACTCGAGGCCTTTGACACCATTGAGCATTGATCCACATGACCTTACCGCTTTGACTCCTGGACACTCCTTGACGGGGGAACATCTGTTTGAACTGCCGGATGGAAATACAGAAGACAATGTTACAAAAAAGTGGCAACTAGTACAAAGGCTCAAACAACAGTTCTGGCATCGATGGAGTTTGGAGTATTTGACACAGTTGCAACAACGAGCAAAGTGGTTTAGTGAGAATCGAAAAATAAACGTGGATGATCTAGTCCTCATTAAATGCGAAAATCAACCGTCTGGCCGATGGCCTCTAGGAAGAATTGTGGCAGTTCATCCTGGAAATGATGGACTAACTAGAGTAGTCACGCTGAAGACCGAAAATAACATAATCAAACGACCTATTTCGAAGATTTGTCCTTTGCCAAACAACGGGGAACGTACAGTAGAGCCAACGATAGCTGACATTGGTATCCACCCAAATCGGCAGAAAAGGAAACAAGAATCCCGGTCTGGGGGAAAgacatcaaaaatgcaaaatgcaaGCACCCTGAACCAGGGATATATGTCGAGCATTTGGGTCAGGTCCGACTAA